Proteins from a genomic interval of Desulfomonilaceae bacterium:
- a CDS encoding UbiX family flavin prenyltransferase, whose protein sequence is MKRIVVGVSGASGTIYGVRLLEVLNQIDGVETHLILSRGARVTMEHETSMKPDALEKLAHVSHSPDDLAACVSSGSFKTDGMVVAPCSMKSLSMIANSIDDNLLIRAADVTLKERRKLVLIVRETPLHLGHLRQMTAVTEIGAIILPPVPSFYHKPKTIEDIVDQTIGKTLDQLDIDHHLFQRWAGG, encoded by the coding sequence GTGAAGAGAATTGTTGTAGGAGTTAGTGGCGCAAGCGGGACCATTTACGGTGTCCGACTGCTCGAGGTCCTAAACCAGATTGATGGCGTTGAAACCCATCTGATTCTTTCCCGCGGGGCTAGAGTCACGATGGAGCATGAGACGTCAATGAAACCTGATGCGCTTGAAAAGCTTGCTCATGTATCTCACTCCCCTGACGATCTTGCAGCTTGTGTTTCAAGTGGATCTTTCAAGACTGATGGTATGGTGGTCGCCCCCTGCTCGATGAAGAGCCTGTCCATGATCGCTAATTCGATAGATGACAACCTGTTGATTCGAGCGGCGGACGTAACCCTTAAGGAAAGAAGAAAACTTGTCTTGATCGTGAGGGAAACACCTCTCCATCTTGGTCATCTTCGGCAAATGACAGCAGTAACAGAGATAGGGGCAATAATATTGCCACCAGTTCCATCTTTCTACCACAAACCAAAGACAATAGAAGACATAGTAGATCAGACCATAGGAAAAACCCTGGATCAATTAGATATCGATCACCACCTGTTTCAGCGCTGGGCGGGAGGATGA